The sequence below is a genomic window from Rhizobium sp. NXC14.
TCACCATTAGGGCACGCACCGCAATTGCCGTGCGCGAGCAGCCGGACGATCGGCTGGCACTTGCAAGCCTTCGTCACAACAGCCCGGAGACAGGAACCTTCCTCGCCGATCATGCGATCTCCAAATGCACCAATATCGGCTCTTCGCTGAAATTCTGCCTGCTGGCGGAAGGCAAGGCCGACGTCTATCCACGCTTCACCCGCACGATGGAGTGGGACACCGCGGCCGGCGACGCGGTGCTGCGCGCCGCCGGAGGGTCGACAGTGACGCTCGACGGGGCGCTGCTGACCTATGGCAAGACGGGGGCGGCGGCGGATTTCGACTTTGCCAACCCCAACTTCATCTCCTGGGGCGGCAGGAAACGCGTTCTCGAACCCGCGTGACCATCCAGGCATTCGGCAAATGCCGTGATAGCGCGATGCCGCCCGTTATGATGTTCTGCGCCTGCCGCGGCATTCCCTACCGCGCTCGATCGCACAGCACACCCTCGCACAAATTGGAAAGCGATTTGGCCGGGGCGGTCGCGTGATTCCGGCCGGCTTGCCTCTCCATCGCTCACAGTTTGGAGCTTGTCGATTCGGCCTTGATTTTGTCATATTCTGACACACTTTGAGAACGGCCGAACATATCCGGCAAAAAAATTCACGTCGGAATTCGTTAAAAATGCCGTCAGCCGACCGTCGGTCGCGTGTCGAAACAACACGAGGACAGCCCCATGGAAGCCATGGCCAAAGGCCTAGAAACCTTGACGAAATTGTAATTCTTAACGAAATATCATGAGCTTGCCTCAACTTAACGCAGGTGCGAAAGATTTGTTGCGATGCGATATTTCTCTGGACACCATTACACAATTGTCGCATTTTTCCGTTTTAGTAGGGTTACCAACACCTGAGTGCAGCCCTGGTCACAGGGCAAACCATTGATCGCCTATTGCCGCCGCGCCCCTCGAAGACAACAGAGTACGATCCTTGAGCATCACGGAATTAAACAACACCATTTCGACTGATTCCTTCCGACCGAGCCGCCGCCAGCAGCCGAGCTTGAAGATTCAGACCCCTGTTATCCACAGCGATGCCTCCCAGGCGCCGTGGATGGACCTCGCCCTGAAGCGGGCGTTCGACATAGTTTCGTCGTTGAGCGCCCTCCTCGTCCTCGCTCCTTTCCTTCTCCTCATAGCCCTGCTGATCAAGCTCGACAGCCCAGGACCGGTGCTGTTCAAGCAGACCCGCTGGGGTAAGAACTGCAAGGCCATCAAGGTCTACAAGTTCCGTTCCATGCGCACCGATCTTTGCGATGTCTCGGGCGTTGCCCAGACGGTGAAGAACGACCCGCGCATCACCCGCATCGGCGCTATTCTGCGCCGCACGAATATCGATGAGTTGCCGCAGTTGTTGAACGTGCTGTTGGGCGACATGTCGGTCGTCGGTCCTCGCTGCCATGCAATCGGCATGCGCGCCGGCGGCATGCTCTATGAAGAGCTCGTACCCGAATATCATCAGCGCCATGCGATGCGCCCCGGCATGACCGGTCTTGCCCAGATGCGTGGCCTGCGCGGTCCGACCGATCGTCCCGCCAAGGCGCGCGCCCGCATCGCTTGTGATCTTTATTATGTCGGGAATTTCTCGATTTTGATGGATATGCGAATCATCGCCGGGACCGTCGTATCCGAACTAACCGGCGGAAAAGGCTTCTAAACTTTTGTGAGAAAGGGCCGGCTGCCCCAGGGCGGCCGGTGCCGTTCTGGCGATCTCCTGCGTGCGGTTGACCGTATATGGCTTGGACATCGCGCTCTTCAGATAACCATCGACCGCGTGCGACGAGAGATCGAGAATGATCGCAATCTCATCGCTGCTCGTGCGTTTCGCCGACAACGCAGCTCTTCGATCTGGCGCCGGCTAGACGTTTCCGGCAAGCCATCTTCCGGATTGCTGTTGCGTGAGAGGCGGTCCAGAATCTCACGCAGCCATAGCGCATTGCCACAGAGTACTCCCGTGCCGACATCGCTGCCCGAGTAGCGAAAATGTATTGCTTCCGGTCAGTGTCGTGCAATGCGAAGGGATGTTCAGGCCGGACACCTGGAACAGCGCGTCGAGGCGGCAATTTTCCTGATTGGCAGCACCGCCCGCAATCGATCCATCCTCGCAGAAGATCGGCGGAACCGTACGCTTCATCGGCGTCACCGGTCTGATGCCATAGAAGAGATCGACGTGCTCGTGAGAGCCGGCAAGATTTTTTTCGCTCGTTCACCGGCCACTCCGGCACCTAAATTTGTTATCAAAGTCTTACGTTGGGCTTAGGCAATTTTTAAATGTGGCAGGCTAGAGTGGCGCTCGTGGTCTTGCGTTGTGTAGAGAGTCCAATGACCGAAATGATACGTCCCCGAGTGAAATATGTCATCGGCCCCGATGGCAGCCCCCTGACCATCGCGGACCTTCCGCCGCCCAATACGCGGCGCTGGGTAATCCGCCGCAAGGCAGAGGTTGTCGCGGCTGTTCGCGGTGGCCTGTTGAGCTTGGAAGAGGCCTGCGAGCGTTACACGCTCACGGTCGAAGAATTTCTTTCCTGGCAGTCGTCGATCAACAGCCACGGCCTCGCCGGGCTGCGCACCACCCGCATCCAGCAGTATCGCCACTGATCACGCGCCATTCGTCGCCACTTATTTCGGGCCCGACGCATCTCCCATCAGGGAATGAAGAAGGCCCGAAATCATTGACGAGGCCGCGTAGCACCAGAGGCCGGGCTGCGTGAAGGCATCCGCCAACCCCGTTGTCTTCGCCGCCGCAATGACGATCGCGACAAGCAGTACGTCCATCATTGACCACTTGGACAGATGCGGCACGACGCGACGATAGAAGAGGCTCCCGGCCCCGCTGCCGGCAGCCGTCGCTTCCGCCGCAATCCCGATCATCTTCAGAAACGGAAGCACGATCGAGACCAGCGCGACGATCAGCGCCAGCAGCCCATCTCCGCCTTTCCAGAGCGAGACGACGATTTCGATGAGCGACGGAGTCTGATCGAAGAAATACAGCGTCTCGAAACGGACCAGCGGCAAGATCAGGCCAAGCGCCAGGAGGAACGGCGCTGTCACGAGAAGAGCAGGGCGGACGATCGAAAGCGCGCTCATTCCCAAAGACCTCGCGCAAATCCGACATTTTTCATGAACACTGCGTCTCCCTGAGGATCTGTTCCACCCGCTTGGCACGACCGCGCCGCCGTGTCACCGTCGGCTGCAATAAATATCTGAGTACGAGGAAAGACGATGGATATCCGAAATGAGGAAGGCGAATCCGGCGGCCGTTATGCCGTGGATGTCGAGGGACACGAGGCGGAGATGACCTATTCACGTGCGTCGCCGAAGCTCGTGATCATCGATCACACGGCGGTTCCCGATGCCCT
It includes:
- a CDS encoding sugar transferase; the encoded protein is MSITELNNTISTDSFRPSRRQQPSLKIQTPVIHSDASQAPWMDLALKRAFDIVSSLSALLVLAPFLLLIALLIKLDSPGPVLFKQTRWGKNCKAIKVYKFRSMRTDLCDVSGVAQTVKNDPRITRIGAILRRTNIDELPQLLNVLLGDMSVVGPRCHAIGMRAGGMLYEELVPEYHQRHAMRPGMTGLAQMRGLRGPTDRPAKARARIACDLYYVGNFSILMDMRIIAGTVVSELTGGKGF
- a CDS encoding helix-turn-helix transcriptional regulator, which produces MSAKRTSSDEIAIILDLSSHAVDGYLKSAMSKPYTVNRTQEIARTAPAALGQPALSHKSLEAFSAG
- a CDS encoding DUF1153 domain-containing protein; amino-acid sequence: MTEMIRPRVKYVIGPDGSPLTIADLPPPNTRRWVIRRKAEVVAAVRGGLLSLEEACERYTLTVEEFLSWQSSINSHGLAGLRTTRIQQYRH
- a CDS encoding paraquat-inducible protein A, whose product is MSALSIVRPALLVTAPFLLALGLILPLVRFETLYFFDQTPSLIEIVVSLWKGGDGLLALIVALVSIVLPFLKMIGIAAEATAAGSGAGSLFYRRVVPHLSKWSMMDVLLVAIVIAAAKTTGLADAFTQPGLWCYAASSMISGLLHSLMGDASGPK